The following is a genomic window from Palaeococcus ferrophilus DSM 13482.
ACCGTTCTCAAGGTTCGTAACGCCGAGACAGTTCGGGCCGACGAGTCTTATACCCCACTTTTTAGCCCTCTTAACGAGCTCTTCCTCGAGCTCAACCCTTCCGGCCTCCTTAAAGCCGGCAGAAATAACAACGGCGGCCTTAACTCCCTTCTCACCGCACTCGTCAATCACATCAGGAACGAATCTGGCCGGAACCACTATGACTGCGACATCGATTTTATCAGGTATCTCCTTGAGGCTCTTGTAAACGGGGAACTTCTTTCCGTTGACCTCAATCTCACCGCCCTTCACGTTAACCGGGTAAACTTTCCCATCGAAGCGAAGGGTTATCGAGCGCATTATGGCGTTTCCTACCTTCCCGGGCACGTTTGAGGCACCTATGACAGCGACGCTCTCCGGAGAGAACATACCATCCAGTGTTTTCCAGTTCATCACACCTCACCACCTGGCAGTTATGGATAATTTATCCAATCCGATGCACTTTACATTTATAAATGTTTTTGTCTCAAACGGCCAGCACACCACAAAAGTTTTTAGCTTCTTTTCGTAGCCCCTCCAAGGTGAGAGAGGTGAAGCAGACCGACAAGTACGAAGTCCTTCAGGACCTGATGAGAAGGAGAGGTTTTGCATGGGGCAGCTTTGAAATCTACGGTGGAAGCGCCGGCTTTTATGATTACGGTCCCCTCGGGGCCACGATAAAGCGCAAAATAGAGCAGAAAATAAGGGAGGCATTCCAGAGGGAGGGCTTCTTCGAGCTTGAGACGCCCACCATAACGCCCGAGGAGGTGTTCATAGCCAGCGGGCACGTCGAGAAGTTCGTGGATCCGCTCGTGGAGTGCCGGAAGTGCGGGACGCGCTTCAGGGCCGACCACCTCGTTGAGGAGGCCCTTGGGATCGATACCGAAGGCATGAGCGCCGAGCACCTCACGGAGCTCATAAGGGAGAAGGGCATAAAGTGCCCGGAGTGCGGCGGAGAGCTGGGTGATGTGTGGTACTTCAACCTGATGTTTGAGACGTTTATCGGCCCCTACAAGGACAAGAAGGGCTATTTGAGGCCTGAGACGGCCCAGGGCCTCTTCATAAACTTCAAGCGCCTCAACCACTTCGCCAGAAACCAGCTCCCCTTTGGGGTCTTCCAGATTGGCAAAGCCTACCGCAACGAGATTTCCCCCAGACAGGGGATGATACGCCTCAGAGAGTTCACGCAGGCTGAGGCTGAGATATTCTTCAATCCCAACGAGACGGAACACCCGCACTTTGAGGAGGTTAAGGACGAAAAGCTGAGGCTCTACCCGATAGAGCACCAGCTCAAGGATTTGGGCGTAATCGAGCTCACCGCGGAGGAGGCGGTTAAGAAGGGCTACGTTATGAACACCTTCTTCGCCTACTACATGGTCATGGTGAAGAGGGCCCTTCTGGACATGGGCATCCCGTGGGAGGCCGTAAGGTTCCGTCAGCAGCTGCCTGAGGAGAGGGCCCACTACTCGAGCGACACGTGGGACGTGGAGATAAGAAGCGAGCGCTTCGGCTGGGTGGAGTGCGTTGGAATAGCCTACCGCGGCGACTACGATTTGAGCAGGCACATAAAGAAGAGCGGCGAGGATTTAACCGTTCTCATCCACTACGACGAGCCGAAGGTTGTGAGGCACCTCAAAGTGAGCCTCAACATGAAGCGCGTCGGACCGAAGCTGAAAGGCGATGCGAAGAGGATAAACGATCTCATAGCCGGTTTCAACGAGGAGAAGAAGCGCGAGCTGGGTGCGCTTCTCGAAAAGGAGGGAAAGGTCACCCTCGAGGGCTACGAGCTTGAAAAGGACGACTTCATAATCAGGGAGGTCGAGGAGAAGATAACCGGCGAGAAGATAGTGCCGCACGTCCTTGAGCCGAGCTTTGGTATAGACAGGCCCTTCTACCTGCTCCTCGAGAACAGCCTCGTCATCGAGGAGGACAGGACGTACCTGAAGATCAAGAAGGACATGGCCCCCATCGAGGTGGCGGTGCTCCCGCTCGTCGCCAAGGAGCCGCTCAAGAGCATTGCCTACGACGTCTTCAGGACGCTCCAGAAGGAGGGCTTCATAGTCGTCTACGATGAGAAGGACACCGTCGGAAGGAGGTACATGCGCTACGACGAGATAGGAACGCCCTACTGCGTAACCGTGGACAACCAGACGCCCGAGGACGGCACGGTAACCATAAGGGACCGTGACACGAGGGAGCAGGTCAGAGTGAAGATCGAAGAACTCCCGGGGAAGCTGAGGGAGCTTATTTTTGGAGGTTAGCACTCCTCCTGGATTATCTTTTCCACCTCTTCTTTTAGCTCTCCAAGTTGGGAGCTAACGATAACCCATACAATCGAGAGATCAACGCCGAAATAGTGATGAACAACGACGTTTCTCAGGCCCACAACCCTTCTCCAGGGAATGGACAAATATTTCTCCCGGATATACTCTGGCACGTTTTTCGCAGCTTCTCCGATTATTTCAAGGTTTCTTAGAACTGCGTCAACGGTTTTTCTGTCATTTACGAAGGTTTCAAAGTCATACCCCTCGATGTATTCTTCAATTCTTTCGATGGCCTCCAGGATATCGGTTAGGAAGAGACATGGGTCGCGCTTAGACATACACCAACTCCCCTTTTATATGCTCCCAGAACTTCTTCCGGCTCATTGCGGCGTTCTTTGTTATGAGATCAACCTCCACTCCCAGCAGGGACTCGAGGTAGTCCTTTAAGTCCACTATCTCCCAGCCTATCGGCCTCTCAAATTCAACGAGGATGTCAAGGTCGCTGAGCTCGCCCTCCTCGCCCCGCGCGTAGGAGCCGAATATAGCTATAGTGCTAACCCCAAAGCGCGAATGGAGCTCATGTTTGTGTTCCTCCAAAGTCCTCTTGATGTCTTCTAATTTCCGCTTCATCATCTAAAGTATAAGGCTTCAAATAATAAAAATGCTTTGCCAACACCCAACAACCATTTAAAGACTTTCACCAAGTCAGGCACATGAGAAC
Proteins encoded in this region:
- a CDS encoding CoA-binding protein, with amino-acid sequence MNWKTLDGMFSPESVAVIGASNVPGKVGNAIMRSITLRFDGKVYPVNVKGGEIEVNGKKFPVYKSLKEIPDKIDVAVIVVPARFVPDVIDECGEKGVKAAVVISAGFKEAGRVELEEELVKRAKKWGIRLVGPNCLGVTNLENG
- the glyS gene encoding glycine--tRNA ligase, giving the protein MRRRGFAWGSFEIYGGSAGFYDYGPLGATIKRKIEQKIREAFQREGFFELETPTITPEEVFIASGHVEKFVDPLVECRKCGTRFRADHLVEEALGIDTEGMSAEHLTELIREKGIKCPECGGELGDVWYFNLMFETFIGPYKDKKGYLRPETAQGLFINFKRLNHFARNQLPFGVFQIGKAYRNEISPRQGMIRLREFTQAEAEIFFNPNETEHPHFEEVKDEKLRLYPIEHQLKDLGVIELTAEEAVKKGYVMNTFFAYYMVMVKRALLDMGIPWEAVRFRQQLPEERAHYSSDTWDVEIRSERFGWVECVGIAYRGDYDLSRHIKKSGEDLTVLIHYDEPKVVRHLKVSLNMKRVGPKLKGDAKRINDLIAGFNEEKKRELGALLEKEGKVTLEGYELEKDDFIIREVEEKITGEKIVPHVLEPSFGIDRPFYLLLENSLVIEEDRTYLKIKKDMAPIEVAVLPLVAKEPLKSIAYDVFRTLQKEGFIVVYDEKDTVGRRYMRYDEIGTPYCVTVDNQTPEDGTVTIRDRDTREQVRVKIEELPGKLRELIFGG
- a CDS encoding HepT-like ribonuclease domain-containing protein yields the protein MSKRDPCLFLTDILEAIERIEEYIEGYDFETFVNDRKTVDAVLRNLEIIGEAAKNVPEYIREKYLSIPWRRVVGLRNVVVHHYFGVDLSIVWVIVSSQLGELKEEVEKIIQEEC
- a CDS encoding nucleotidyltransferase family protein; the protein is MMKRKLEDIKRTLEEHKHELHSRFGVSTIAIFGSYARGEEGELSDLDILVEFERPIGWEIVDLKDYLESLLGVEVDLITKNAAMSRKKFWEHIKGELVYV